GCGAACTACGTGGCGAGGCGCCGAGCCAGCCGAACCTGGTTACGGTTGCGATCTATGACCATTCGAACGACATATCCAACGGCAGGAAGAATCTCAGCCGCGTGCTGGATCTAGAGAGCGGGTTTTCCTGCTCGAAGATCACTCCCGCGGAGATCAGGGCGAATGGTCTCGATGACTTTGACGTCTTGGTCATGCCCGGCGGTTCCGGAAGCAAGCAGTCGGAAAAGTTGGGAGACGTCGGCAGAGACAAGGTGCGTGAGTTCGTGCGAAAAGGCGGGGGTTATGTCGGCGTCTGCGCTGGCTCTTATCTGGCCTCTTCCCACTACTCGTGGTCCCTTGGAATCATCAACGCGCGTGTTTGGGATCGGGTTCATTGGGCGCGCGGTCAGGGGGACGTGAAACTTTCTCTCTCGGCGGCCGGCTGTCAGCTGCTTGGCTGCGTTGGCCCCGAAGTCGACGTTTTCTACGGGCAAGGTCCATTACTGGTACCTGGTGGCGATTCGACCCTGCCAGGTTACGAAGTGTTGGGAACTTACAAAACCGAGATTGCCGAAAAGGGGGCGCCGCAACACGCGATGGTTGGCACGCACGCGATCATTCGCAGCAAGTATGGCGAAGGTCGCGTTATTTGCTTCAGTCCGCATCCGGAAGAGCCCGGCGGTCCCAAGGTGCTGATTCAACATGGAGTTCGCTGGGCATCGACCAAATAGGACCGCTCTAGGAGTTGGCGTCACCAGGCATGCGGACCAACTTCTTCGAGCCTGAGGTCATATAATTCGATCGACCGCCGGCGCGCTGAACGCGACGCTTACCTCGTATCCTCCTTGCGGATAGGCCTCGGCATTGGGAATGTACCACGGGCCGCCATCGCCATCAGCGGCGTTCGGCTGGAACTCCCTCGCCAATCAACTAGCTTTCCTTCGGCGTTGACGATGCGGCGATTGCTGGCAACCTTTTCCACCTTCGCCTGGCCGGTGGCGATATGCGTGACCGGCTGTAGGTCTTGCATTGCGGCGTTGACGGCATCTTGTGCGTTTTGAAGGCATTGCTCAAAGAAATCGAGCTGAACCAGGTGCGCCAGACCTGCCTGCTGGCTGACGATCGACTGCGCGTCGAGACAAATGAACGGGGCGTCATGCTGATGAACGCATTGGACCGCCACGCGGTCAGGCGTCGTCCTGGCGGCCTTGGCGATGGCGGTGCGCCACTCGACGTGAGCTTGGTTGAGCAAGCCGGTCCAGTCGACCGCACAGACGACGATTGGCTGGCCGGCGCCTGTCAGCACGAATCCGATCGCTTCGACATGCGGGGGCAACGATGGCTCTGGGAATTCGCCAGAGCCTTTGTTAGGAATCAGGAGGGATCAACGAAACGCCCTGCCGGAGGCGGATGGGACGCGTTTTCCGAGCTGGGCGATTAGTTCTCGAGCGGCGTTACGACGATGCCATACATGTTGCCGCCGTTGTGGCCGCCATACTTTGGCGTGGGCAGTTCGTAGGTGCGACGATCGACGCCGCCCAAAATCACAACCCCCGGTTGTTCAACCTTGCGAGCCCAGACTTTGAAATTGCTGTCGACGCTCGAGTTGGGGCCAATCCCTAGAGGACGACGCGAGCCGTTTCCCTCGTCAAGGCCGATCAGGACCCCGGTATCAACAAATTCCCGTGACAGCCACTCCGGCACATACATACATTCCGTATACAGCACGTAAACCATCGCCGGCCGCTGCAGCTTCAAGTCGATTTGCAGATGTCGAGTCAGCTTGTGATAGATGTCGTCATTGAGCGTCATGATGTACTCGGCGCCGCGCAAGAACTCCGGCATGCCGCCGGGGCCGATGCTGTTCCACTGGTGATCGCGGTCGGCGTAAGCAGGCATATCTTCGTCAAAGCCGTTCGGAGCGACGTGATAGAACGCGTAGACCGATTCGTCTTGGACGTTGTCGCCGATCGACTCGATGACTCGTTTGTCAAAAGTGGTGCGATTGACGTCGGCTTCGTTGGGAAAGATGCCGGCCACAACGGAGGAAAGTCGCGAGATCTCGCCGTCCGACGCGACTCGAACCGCCTCCCCCTTTCTTAGAGCGTGCGAGTGAGCGCCCTGTGAGATGTTCATCTGGCCGCGAAAGACCGCGATCTGGTCGGGCCGACCGCCGAACGAACTGACGCCAAATCGCCCCCCCAGCTCCGATACGACGCAATTGGGCGTTTCGAGATAGACCAGCTCGGCGTCGACTTGCGAATCGGCGAGCAAACGACCGCGAACCAACCGAACGCGATTTCGGTTGACCAGTTCTAGCTTCGCTGGGCCGTCGACAACCAGGTCGATACCCGCTTCCAAGGCGATACCGACCGTGCCGTCTGAGAACTCAAGCGTTTCTCCGGCGTCGATCTCCCGCTGAAATTGGGGGGCGCCGTTGATTCGCAGGTCGCTGGCGGTCGAAAAGAGACAACGTGCGACGTCGCCCGATTCAGGCATACCAATGCGGAAGGCGATCAATACGCCAGCTAAACAGATCGCCAAGCCGGCCCAGGCGATTACCGACTTCCAACGCAGTCGTCGCGAATGCGCCCCCGGTCGATCGGTCGTAAATGTCCGCAGGCCGCTGCTGGCCAACTTGGGCGACATCATCGCCAGCCCTGCATGCAATTCGTTGTACGAGACGAAAAAGTCCAAGACGTCGTCGTCAGTTTCGAGCAACAAGTTGAGCTCTTGCCACTCCAAATCGCTGGCGACGCCCGAAACGCAGCGGCCAACCAGGTTGGTGATGTGCTCGGGGATGTGGGCGTAGTCCTCAGACGCGAAACTCGTCATGCGAGCACCTTTAAGGAAGAGAGTTGACGCTGCACGCAGCTCAACAAAATTTTGCGGATGCGGTGAATGCGGACGTAGACGGTGCTGGGCTGGATGTTCAGCTGCGAAGCGGTAGCCACCACCTCGAAGGTCTCGTCATAAAACTGACTGACAAGCTCTTGATGCTCGGAAGAAAGCCGGCTGAAACAAGTCTGCAGCGCCGTCAGGCGGTCGTCGACAAGATGCTGGCGGGCGTCAACGTTTTCCCATACGCGGTTCAATGCGATTTCGGAAAGCTGGCGCGGCTTCTTCGCCTGCTGGCGGTAGTACGAAAAGACCTCGAGCCGAGCGAAGGCCCGCATCCAGGCGAAGAAGTTTAGATCGGGATTGTATTGACGCCGCTTCTCCCACATCGCGAGAGAAACCTCCTGCATCACATCTTCCGCATGGGAAGGATTCGAAATCGAAGAACAGACGTAATGAAGAATTCGTCCGTGATAGGTGGTCAAAAGGCGGATGAAATCTTCGTCCGAGATCTGACTGTCGTCTAGGTTCATGAAGAGAGGTCCTTGATAGGGCATCATCTGCAGCTCGCCTGTTACGCCCATAAATCATCAAGAACCTGGGAAATCCTTTCAACGAAATTCGCGAGTTTCCGAATTTGCAACTTGCGCCGTGCTGGGCGCCCCTCGCTGCCGCTCAAGCTCGCTTCTCTTCCCTTGAAGGGAAAAACCGGCGAAAGACGCCGCCCACGCGGTTGAGATTATTGGGAATCGCAGAAGGCGAAATGCGGGGGGAAGCCCCACGACAGAAGGTTTCGCCCCTCCAATGGACAGACGACGGCATGACATCCGCAATCGGCGTGGTTGGTCGCTCAAACGCCGCGAGTGCGAAAAAAATAGGACCGTGGGACTCCCTCTTCCCAAAACAAATATGTCCCACGGTCCCGTAGCGTCGCGAACGCCGGCGCCTAGGCGCCGAAGATGTCGAGCGCTGGCGATTTGAGCATTTCCGGTCGAACTTCGATTCCTAGTCCCGGTTCGTGAGATGCGCTCATCCTCCCCTGCTCTCTCGTCGGTGCTCCGACAGCGGTGCTCACGGTCACGTAGCTGTTGAAATCGGTCGACGTGAAACGGTTCGCTTCCGGGGTGCTATGCGCCAAGTGAGCGATCGCCGCAGTGGCGATATCGCCTCCCCAGCTATCTTCCAGCGTCATCGCGATTCCGCACGCAACGCACAGATCACGCAGTTGTCTGGTACGAGTAAGTCCGCCCAGTTTGCTGATCTTCAAATTGACGACATCCATCGCGCCGTCCGCTTTCGCCCGCAACAGGGCGTGCAGGCTGTCGATGTTTTCGTCCAAGATGAAAGGTTGATCGATCTGACGACGCACCGTCAGGCACTCTTCGTACGTTGCACATGGCTGTTCGATGTAAACGTCCAGATCACGCACAGCCCGGGCGACGCGAATCGCCTCGTGTTGGGTCCAACCGGTGTTCGCGTCAGCGACCAGGCGATCTGTGGCCGGCAGAACTTCGCGAGCTGCCCGGATCCGCTCGATGTCGAGATCGGGGTCGCCGCCGACCTTCAGTTGAAACCGCGTATAACCTTCTTCGCGATACTTGGCGACGTTGGCCGCCATTTGATCGGGCGGCAACTGAGAAATCGCCCGATACAAACGAACGCTTTCGCCAAACCTTCCTCCGAGTAGTTCGCAAACCGGCATATTCGTTGACTTACCCAGTAGATCCCAGCACGCGATGTCGATACCCGACTTCACGTACGGGTGCCCTTTTAGCACGACATCCATCCGGTCATTGATCTTCGCCAATTGGCG
The genomic region above belongs to Blastopirellula retiformator and contains:
- a CDS encoding BPL-N domain-containing protein, translated to MKRNLLATTLHKPSGFSILLCVLGTSVAQSELRGEAPSQPNLVTVAIYDHSNDISNGRKNLSRVLDLESGFSCSKITPAEIRANGLDDFDVLVMPGGSGSKQSEKLGDVGRDKVREFVRKGGGYVGVCAGSYLASSHYSWSLGIINARVWDRVHWARGQGDVKLSLSAAGCQLLGCVGPEVDVFYGQGPLLVPGGDSTLPGYEVLGTYKTEIAEKGAPQHAMVGTHAIIRSKYGEGRVICFSPHPEEPGGPKVLIQHGVRWASTK
- a CDS encoding FecR domain-containing protein, giving the protein MTSFASEDYAHIPEHITNLVGRCVSGVASDLEWQELNLLLETDDDVLDFFVSYNELHAGLAMMSPKLASSGLRTFTTDRPGAHSRRLRWKSVIAWAGLAICLAGVLIAFRIGMPESGDVARCLFSTASDLRINGAPQFQREIDAGETLEFSDGTVGIALEAGIDLVVDGPAKLELVNRNRVRLVRGRLLADSQVDAELVYLETPNCVVSELGGRFGVSSFGGRPDQIAVFRGQMNISQGAHSHALRKGEAVRVASDGEISRLSSVVAGIFPNEADVNRTTFDKRVIESIGDNVQDESVYAFYHVAPNGFDEDMPAYADRDHQWNSIGPGGMPEFLRGAEYIMTLNDDIYHKLTRHLQIDLKLQRPAMVYVLYTECMYVPEWLSREFVDTGVLIGLDEGNGSRRPLGIGPNSSVDSNFKVWARKVEQPGVVILGGVDRRTYELPTPKYGGHNGGNMYGIVVTPLEN
- a CDS encoding sigma-70 family RNA polymerase sigma factor, yielding MNLDDSQISDEDFIRLLTTYHGRILHYVCSSISNPSHAEDVMQEVSLAMWEKRRQYNPDLNFFAWMRAFARLEVFSYYRQQAKKPRQLSEIALNRVWENVDARQHLVDDRLTALQTCFSRLSSEHQELVSQFYDETFEVVATASQLNIQPSTVYVRIHRIRKILLSCVQRQLSSLKVLA
- a CDS encoding cis-3-hydroxy-L-proline dehydratase, encoding MQIARIFAHQVDLPLVESSYQWASGKSVSVFDSTIVGVETKCGLVGYGEVCPLGPVYLPAYAAGVRTGLRELAPSLIGQDPRQLAKINDRMDVVLKGHPYVKSGIDIACWDLLGKSTNMPVCELLGGRFGESVRLYRAISQLPPDQMAANVAKYREEGYTRFQLKVGGDPDLDIERIRAAREVLPATDRLVADANTGWTQHEAIRVARAVRDLDVYIEQPCATYEECLTVRRQIDQPFILDENIDSLHALLRAKADGAMDVVNLKISKLGGLTRTRQLRDLCVACGIAMTLEDSWGGDIATAAIAHLAHSTPEANRFTSTDFNSYVTVSTAVGAPTREQGRMSASHEPGLGIEVRPEMLKSPALDIFGA